The following proteins are co-located in the Verrucomicrobiia bacterium genome:
- the lepB gene encoding signal peptidase I, with protein sequence MSNSEDRQTLKSAREMVQGARKWLRINRDLIAPGQIVAITMKIGELEQALRLENAKAAASRSGELEQKIRGALPAPKSPALRENIEVLLVAVIVAMAVRTFFIQPFKIPTGSMQPTLYGVYPPPNEAPSRYVGRPPSILERLAGVVFQGRMYEPYGYRTRGDHIFVDKISYHFRKPRRGEVIVFDTTHIPEIPAPSRGNFYIKRLIGLENDVIQIQPPYVLVNGRVLDGRDAFRRIYSQENGYNGYVIPETFPSPKYFPSSASTYTVPPKHLFPMGDNSKSSLDGRFWGSVPQEDLVGRAVFVYWPFSKRFGLVN encoded by the coding sequence ATGAGCAACTCGGAAGATCGCCAAACATTAAAATCCGCGCGGGAGATGGTCCAAGGTGCCCGGAAGTGGTTGCGGATCAATCGCGATTTGATCGCGCCCGGTCAAATCGTCGCCATCACTATGAAGATCGGCGAGCTGGAGCAGGCGCTGCGACTGGAAAACGCCAAGGCCGCCGCCTCCCGGTCTGGTGAACTGGAGCAGAAAATCCGCGGGGCGTTGCCAGCGCCAAAGTCTCCCGCCCTCCGCGAGAATATCGAAGTATTGCTCGTGGCGGTCATCGTGGCCATGGCCGTGCGGACATTTTTCATCCAACCTTTCAAGATCCCGACGGGCTCGATGCAGCCGACGTTGTACGGGGTGTATCCGCCACCCAATGAGGCGCCGTCTCGATATGTCGGACGACCTCCATCCATTCTTGAGCGCCTCGCGGGGGTGGTCTTCCAAGGGAGAATGTACGAGCCCTACGGGTATCGCACACGCGGTGATCACATTTTTGTGGATAAGATCAGCTACCACTTCCGCAAACCCCGCCGCGGTGAAGTCATTGTGTTCGACACAACCCACATCCCGGAAATCCCCGCTCCGTCCCGTGGCAATTTCTACATCAAACGGCTGATCGGGCTGGAGAACGATGTCATCCAGATCCAGCCGCCGTATGTGCTCGTCAATGGACGGGTGCTGGATGGGCGGGATGCCTTCCGACGCATTTATTCCCAAGAGAATGGGTATAACGGTTACGTCATTCCGGAGACGTTTCCCTCACCAAAATACTTTCCATCTTCCGCGAGCACATACACGGTGCCTCCAAAGCACCTCTTTCCCATGGGTGATAACAGCAAAAGCAGCCTGGACGGCCGTTTCTGGGGATCTGTTCCACAGGAGGATCTTGTCGGCAGGGCGGTATTCGTTTATTGGCCTTTCAGCAAGCGATTTGGACTTGTGAACTGA
- a CDS encoding glycoside hydrolase family 57 protein translates to MPLHVAFLWHMHQPCYVDPIRGTALMPWVRLHATKGYLDMIWLADQYPDFHCTFNLTPVLLQQIQQLANNEVRDLWHELAAPSPETLTLMQKANLLEHFFKANWDNMVKPFPRYAALLQKRGLNAAKIDLEHAAGNFTDEEFRDLQVWFNLTWFGYAADRLYPEIADLKRKGRGFSEEDKQTVFEHQQVVLKTVLGYYKALAQRGQIEISTTPFFHPIMPLVYNTELARRCMPGRDLPPPFSHPEDVRAQLTLARDLHTQIFGAPPHGVWPSEGSVCPELIPILEELGYQWFATDEENLWRSLAVVHPGRVFDRAMLFQGYRAQFGDAGACLAFRERTLSDFIGFTASRNDPQRAADYMIGQIEQVARTAQGDNPLCAVILDGENAWEHFPDGGQAFLREVYQRLSVHDGIVTTTFHDYFSAHPPGAILSTLHTGSWIRGDFDVWIGEPEENRGWELLGQTRDFLQRKIDQREITPDQHGKAMREIYAAEGSDWFWWYGSDFVTDNDLIFDELFRTHLQNVYHICGVPVPDVLKTNICRSEVAREIRKPTDLITPTIDGLITSYYEWAGAGVYETGRNMGAMYRSERCVEAIHFGADLTTFYLRVDFRKGVELPAKVTLRVNFIDPTHRALIIMELTPAFSKADLWVTDPESSPRKLGEISLIKFDKILELGIPLDDLSWKQREQAAFFVQLLEADVELERHPDIGALALTVPDELFSAENWWV, encoded by the coding sequence ATGCCGCTCCACGTCGCCTTCCTCTGGCACATGCACCAGCCGTGCTACGTCGACCCGATCCGCGGGACGGCGCTGATGCCGTGGGTGCGCCTGCACGCGACCAAGGGCTACCTCGACATGATCTGGCTGGCGGACCAGTACCCGGATTTCCATTGCACATTCAACCTGACGCCGGTGCTCTTGCAACAAATCCAGCAGCTCGCCAATAACGAGGTACGGGACCTCTGGCACGAACTGGCCGCTCCGTCCCCGGAGACGTTGACGCTGATGCAGAAGGCCAACCTGCTGGAACACTTCTTCAAGGCGAATTGGGACAACATGGTCAAGCCGTTCCCGCGGTACGCGGCGCTGCTGCAGAAGCGCGGGCTGAACGCGGCGAAGATCGACCTCGAGCACGCCGCGGGCAATTTCACCGACGAGGAGTTCCGTGATTTGCAGGTGTGGTTCAACCTCACCTGGTTTGGGTACGCCGCGGACCGGCTGTATCCCGAGATTGCCGACCTGAAACGGAAGGGCAGGGGATTCAGCGAGGAAGACAAACAGACGGTCTTTGAGCACCAGCAGGTCGTCCTGAAGACCGTGCTCGGTTACTACAAGGCCCTCGCCCAGCGCGGCCAGATCGAAATCAGCACGACGCCTTTTTTTCACCCGATCATGCCGCTGGTTTACAACACCGAGTTGGCCCGTCGCTGTATGCCGGGCCGGGACCTGCCGCCACCGTTCTCACATCCTGAGGATGTTCGCGCGCAGTTAACCCTAGCCCGCGACCTGCACACGCAAATCTTCGGCGCGCCGCCGCACGGGGTATGGCCGTCGGAAGGTTCGGTCTGTCCGGAACTTATCCCGATCCTCGAGGAACTCGGATATCAATGGTTCGCCACCGACGAGGAAAATCTCTGGCGGAGCCTGGCGGTGGTGCATCCCGGCAGGGTCTTCGACCGCGCCATGTTGTTCCAGGGTTATCGTGCGCAATTCGGCGACGCGGGCGCGTGCCTAGCTTTCCGCGAGCGGACGCTGAGCGATTTCATCGGGTTCACCGCCTCGCGCAATGACCCGCAGCGCGCGGCCGATTATATGATTGGTCAAATCGAGCAGGTCGCCCGGACCGCGCAGGGCGACAACCCGTTGTGCGCGGTGATTCTCGACGGGGAAAATGCGTGGGAACATTTCCCCGACGGCGGCCAGGCGTTTCTGCGGGAGGTCTACCAGCGATTGTCCGTGCACGACGGAATTGTGACGACGACGTTCCATGACTACTTTTCCGCGCATCCGCCCGGCGCGATCCTGAGCACGCTACACACGGGCTCATGGATTCGCGGCGATTTTGACGTCTGGATCGGCGAGCCCGAGGAGAACCGCGGCTGGGAACTGCTTGGGCAGACCCGGGACTTTCTGCAGCGGAAAATTGACCAGCGCGAGATCACCCCCGATCAGCACGGCAAAGCCATGCGTGAAATCTATGCCGCCGAGGGTAGCGACTGGTTCTGGTGGTACGGCAGCGACTTTGTGACGGACAACGACCTGATTTTCGATGAACTGTTCCGTACCCACCTGCAGAATGTTTATCATATTTGCGGTGTGCCCGTTCCCGATGTCTTGAAGACGAACATCTGCCGGTCGGAGGTAGCTCGCGAGATTCGCAAGCCGACCGACCTCATCACGCCGACAATCGACGGGTTGATTACGTCATATTATGAGTGGGCCGGGGCGGGCGTCTATGAGACGGGCCGCAACATGGGCGCCATGTATCGCAGCGAGCGCTGCGTTGAAGCCATTCATTTTGGCGCTGATCTCACCACATTCTATCTGCGGGTTGACTTCCGCAAAGGCGTCGAACTGCCGGCCAAGGTGACGTTGCGGGTGAATTTCATCGATCCGACCCATCGGGCTCTCATTATAATGGAGCTTACACCCGCATTCAGTAAAGCCGACCTCTGGGTAACGGATCCGGAATCCTCGCCACGAAAGCTTGGGGAGATCAGCCTCATCAAATTCGATAAGATCCTGGAGCTGGGCATCCCACTGGACGATCTCAGCTGGAAACAGCGTGAGCAGGCCGCGTTTTTCGTCCAGTTACTCGAGGCAGACGTTGAGCTGGAGCGCCATCCCGACATCGGCGCACTGGCCCTGACCGTGCCCGACGAACTGTTTTCCGCTGAGAACTGGTGGGTCTGA